The following coding sequences are from one Polyodon spathula isolate WHYD16114869_AA chromosome 7, ASM1765450v1, whole genome shotgun sequence window:
- the LOC121318762 gene encoding putative P2Y purinoceptor 10 yields the protein MQNNTSSMNLPCTGENATVEYTYTLYSTFYLIIFIPGLLGNSVALWILCMFINKKNKAVIFMMNLALADLVHVFSLPLRIYYYINHDWPFGRILCLLCFYLKYLNMYASIAFLVCISIQRCVFLISPFRAKNWKRRYDISISVVLWFLVGAGCSPFILMRTNSTASSGCFKDLPTRKLNVKLSVAMITFAELMGFIIPLVIIVTCSCLIIQSLKDNSVFKDSDKRKALRMVLMCMLVFLLCFAPYHINFLFYLMTGQDIITNHPLRKAIQQFHPISLCLASLSCCLNPIMYYFLTTEFSQLSHRGSIMIRNRLMSRESGSSIRE from the coding sequence ATGCAAAACAATACGTCATCCATGAACCTGCCATGCACTGGAGAGAATGCCACGGTGGAATACACATACACCCTGTACTCCACCTTCTACCTGATCATCTTCATCCCTGGCTTGCTGGGAAACAGTGTGGCCCTTTGGATCCTGTGCATGTTCATCAACAAAAAGAACAAAGCGGTCATCTTCATGATGAATCTGGCCCTTGCTGACCTGGTGCACGTCTTTTCCTTGCCCTTACGAATCTACTATTATATCAACCATGACTGGCCCTTCGGCAGAATTTTGTGCTTGCTGTGTTTCTATCTGAAATATCTCAACATGTATGCCAGTATCGCCTTTCTGGTTTGCATCAGCATCCAGCGCTGCGTCTTCCTCATCAGCCCCTTCCGCGCCAAGAACTGGAAACGCCGCTATGACATCTCGATCAGTGTGGTGCTTTGGTTTTTGGTCGGGGCTGGGTGCTCCCCTTTCATCTTAATGAGGACAAACTCTACAGCAAGCAGCGGCTGCTTCAAAGACCTCCCCACGCGGAAACTCAATGTGAAGCTCTCGGTGGCCATGATTACCTTTGCAGAGTTGATGGGCTTCATTATCCCCTTGGTGATCATCGTCACCTGCTCCTGCTTGATCATCCAATCCCTGAAGGACAACTCGGTGTTCAAGGACAGCGACAAGAGGAAGGCTCTCCGCATGGTGCTCATGTGCATGCTCGTCTTCCTGTTGTGCTTCGCCCCCTACCACATCAACTTCCTCTTCTACCTGATGACTGGCCAGGACATCATCACAAACCACCCCCTGCGGAAAGCCATCCAACAGTTCCATCCCATCTCTCTGTGCCTCGCCAGCCTCAGCTGCTGCCTCAACCCTATAATGTACTATTTCCTGACGACCGAGTTCTCCCAGCTCTCCCATCGAGGCAGCATCATGATCCGTAATCGTCTGATGAGCCGGGAGAGCGGATCCTCCATCAGGGAGTAG